A stretch of Oncorhynchus mykiss isolate Arlee chromosome 14, USDA_OmykA_1.1, whole genome shotgun sequence DNA encodes these proteins:
- the LOC118938706 gene encoding cilia- and flagella-associated protein 58-like, with the protein MLCREGNILSRERNILSRERNILSREGNILSRERNILSRERNILSRERNILSRERNILSRERNILSRERNILSRERNILSRERNILSRERNILSRERNILCREGNILSRERNILSRERNILSRERNILSRERNILCREGNILSRERNILSRERNILSRERNILSRERNILSRERNILSRERNILSRERNILSRERNILSRERNILYRERNMLSRERNMLSRERNILSRERNILSRERNILSRERNMLSRERNMLSRERNILSRERNILSRERNILSRERNILSRERNILSRERNILSRERNMLSRERNMLSRERNILSRERNILSRERNILSRERNILSRERNILSRERNILSRERNILSRERNILCREGNILSRERNILSRERNILSRERNILSREGNILSRERNILSRERNILSRERNILSRERNILIYCLGRGIYCLGRGIYCLGRGIYCLGRGIYCLGRGIYCLGRGIYCLGRGIYCLGRGIY; encoded by the coding sequence ATGTTGTGTAGAGAGGGGAATATATTGTCTAGGGAGAGGAATATATTGTCTAGGGAGAGGAATATATTGTCTAGGGAGGGGAATATATTGTCTAGGGAGAGGAATATATTGTCTAGGGAGAGGAATATATTGTCTAGGGAGAGGAATATATTGTCTAGGGAGAGGAATATATTGTCTAGGGAGAGGAATATATTGTCTAGGGAGAGGAATATATTGTCTAGGGAGAGGAATATATTGTCTAGGGAGAGGAATATATTGTCTAGGGAGAGGAATATATTGTCTAGGGAGAGGAATATATTGTGTAGAGAGGGGAATATATTGTCTAGGGAGAGGAATATATTGTCTAGGGAGAGGAATATATTGTCTAGGGAGAGGAATATATTGTCTAGGGAGAGGAATATATTGTGTAGAGAGGGGAATATATTGTCTAGGGAGAGGAATATATTGTCTAGGGAGAGGAATATATTGTCTAGGGAGAGGAATATATTGTCTAGGGAGAGGAATATATTGTCTAGGGAGAGGAATATATTGTCTAGGGAGAGGAATATATTGTCTAGGGAGAGGAATATATTGTCTAGGGAGAGGAATATATTGTCTAGGGAGAGGAATATATTGTATAGGGAGAGGAATATGTTGTCTAGGGAGAGGAATATGTTGTCTAGGGAGAGGAATATATTGTCTAGGGAGAGGAATATATTGTCTAGGGAGAGGAATATATTGTCTAGGGAGAGGAATATGTTGTCTAGGGAGAGGAATATGTTGTCTAGGGAGAGGAATATATTGTCTAGGGAGAGGAATATATTGTCTAGGGAGAGGAATATATTGTCTAGGGAGAGGAATATATTGTCTAGGGAGAGGAATATATTGTCTAGGGAGAGGAATATATTGTCTAGGGAGAGGAATATGTTGTCTAGGGAGAGGAATATGTTGTCTAGGGAGAGGAATATATTGTCTAGGGAGAGGAATATATTGTCTAGGGAGAGGAATATATTGTCTAGGGAGAGGAATATATTGTCTAGGGAGAGGAATATATTGTCTAGGGAGAGGAATATATTGTCTAGGGAGAGGAATATATTGTCTAGGGAGAGGAATATATTGTGTAGAGAGGGGAATATATTGTCTAGGGAGAGGAATATATTGTCTAGGGAGAGGAATATATTGTCTAGGGAGAGGAATATATTGTCTAGGGAGGGGAATATATTGTCTAGGGAGAGGAATATATTGTCTAGGGAGAGGAATATATTGTCTAGGGAGAGGAATATATTGTCTAGGGAGAGGAATATATTGATATATTGTCTAGGGAGGGGAATATATTGTCTAGGGAGAGGAATATATTGTCTAGGGAGAGGAATATATTGTCTAGGGAGGGGAATATATTGTCTAGGGAGAGGAATATATTGTCTAGGGAGAGGAATATATTGTCTAGGGAGAGGAATATATTGTCTAGGGAGAGGAATATATTGA